In Candidatus Methylomirabilis limnetica, the following proteins share a genomic window:
- a CDS encoding secretin N-terminal domain-containing protein, giving the protein MATRRTLLVILTVAVFLPACTAFQALGRSGAEAELSPSKVVAPAPTPVPASPIIATPPARPHKVEAEQEVEDPEEAEEAEDAEDTEDAASSQEAVPKPVPLPSTGVIEGAPVPLAGARLGGAAKGVPAQPGAPQYVSLNFDNADLELVLRSIADITGINFILGPGVKANVTMRTTTRVPSSEVFSIMESVLGVNNLIAVKEGAYYKIVPIAVAQQEPEDVQMGKERTEERERYVTQIVHLDHLSADEMTKILQPFLSKGAKMLVHKETNSLIIAGFSSTINRLLDTVRALDIPSKRDNIQRIFVYFVENAKAAELANTLNTLYGRRDLVRGAAVPARPGQPPAGPGAPPPPPPPPPPGQPPPPPGAALPPGTEAAPGEIVGDVTIVSDEANNALIIKTSPRNYEIIEATIKQIDIVPKQVLMELMLARISLNDSFNFSLEEIIRSGQFLITSAYGVAPLATAITGVVKDGKAPATGLTLAFVDKDKYRVVVNNLVTVGKAEVLANPHLLTANNKEANIQIGQEVPIPTGVQSLGTTTGNATNTSSNLFSTFQRKDIGIILKIKPHVNEKRLVSLDIETENTSIASTATASEGGASFNKVTTKTAVVVQDGQSLLIGGIIRTDKTKDYTGIPFLSSIPLFGYLFRGTKEVLNRDELLILITPHVIGTPEEGKLMSEQFRSRVQSLEDLLKSSPTPSSGGRGPKME; this is encoded by the coding sequence TTGGCTACCCGAAGAACTCTTCTTGTGATCTTAACGGTTGCGGTGTTCCTTCCCGCTTGTACCGCCTTTCAGGCGTTAGGACGTTCCGGAGCCGAGGCGGAGCTGTCGCCTTCGAAGGTCGTGGCCCCGGCGCCGACGCCGGTACCTGCTTCTCCGATAATTGCCACGCCACCCGCGCGTCCGCATAAAGTCGAGGCGGAGCAAGAAGTGGAAGACCCAGAAGAGGCAGAAGAGGCAGAAGACGCCGAAGATACGGAAGACGCCGCTTCTTCCCAGGAGGCAGTGCCCAAACCTGTTCCCTTGCCTTCGACAGGCGTGATAGAAGGTGCTCCTGTTCCCCTAGCGGGAGCTCGCCTTGGTGGCGCGGCTAAAGGAGTGCCTGCCCAGCCTGGAGCACCCCAGTATGTCTCACTAAACTTTGACAACGCAGATCTGGAGCTGGTCCTCCGATCGATTGCCGATATCACCGGGATCAACTTTATTCTTGGCCCTGGCGTCAAGGCGAATGTCACGATGCGGACGACGACCAGGGTTCCTTCCAGCGAGGTTTTCTCCATCATGGAATCGGTGCTGGGGGTCAATAATCTGATTGCAGTGAAGGAGGGCGCATATTACAAAATTGTCCCGATCGCGGTCGCCCAGCAGGAACCTGAGGACGTGCAGATGGGAAAAGAGCGTACTGAAGAGCGGGAACGTTACGTAACCCAGATTGTCCACCTCGACCACCTTTCCGCCGACGAGATGACAAAGATCCTGCAGCCGTTCCTGTCCAAGGGTGCCAAGATGCTGGTCCACAAGGAGACCAACAGCCTGATCATCGCCGGTTTCAGCTCAACAATCAATCGGCTACTTGACACTGTCAGGGCGCTGGACATCCCATCCAAGCGAGACAATATCCAGCGAATCTTCGTCTATTTCGTGGAGAACGCCAAGGCCGCCGAGCTGGCGAATACACTCAACACCTTGTACGGCCGCCGAGATCTGGTGCGTGGCGCGGCTGTACCGGCAAGGCCTGGCCAGCCCCCGGCGGGACCTGGTGCGCCGCCGCCACCCCCTCCTCCCCCACCCCCGGGCCAGCCGCCACCCCCGCCTGGGGCGGCGCTACCGCCAGGCACCGAGGCGGCGCCAGGGGAGATCGTGGGCGACGTAACTATCGTCTCGGATGAGGCGAACAATGCGCTGATCATCAAGACTTCGCCGCGCAACTATGAGATCATCGAGGCGACGATCAAGCAGATCGACATTGTCCCAAAACAGGTGTTGATGGAGCTCATGCTCGCTCGGATCAGCTTGAACGACAGTTTTAACTTTAGCTTGGAGGAGATTATCCGGAGTGGTCAATTCCTCATTACGTCGGCATATGGCGTCGCGCCCCTCGCGACCGCGATCACTGGAGTTGTGAAGGACGGCAAAGCTCCCGCGACCGGTCTTACTCTTGCTTTTGTAGACAAGGATAAGTATCGCGTGGTCGTGAATAATCTTGTTACTGTGGGGAAAGCAGAGGTCCTGGCCAACCCTCACCTGCTTACGGCCAACAACAAGGAGGCGAATATCCAGATCGGTCAGGAGGTCCCGATTCCGACCGGAGTACAGTCTCTAGGGACCACTACTGGTAACGCGACAAACACCTCCTCCAATCTTTTCAGCACCTTCCAGCGCAAGGACATCGGGATTATCCTGAAGATCAAGCCTCACGTGAATGAGAAGCGATTGGTCTCGCTGGACATAGAGACTGAGAACACGAGTATTGCCAGCACTGCTACTGCTTCTGAGGGTGGTGCCTCGTTCAACAAGGTGACAACAAAGACGGCGGTGGTGGTGCAGGATGGCCAGTCGCTACTCATTGGAGGGATCATCCGGACGGACAAGACGAAAGACTACACCGGTATCCCGTTTCTAAGCTCGATCCCGCTGTTCGGGTATCTGTTCCGGGGAACCAAAGAGGTGCTCAATAGGGACGAGCTCCTCATCCTGATCACACCTCATGTCATTGGAACCCCGGAAGAGGGCAAACTTATGAGCGAGCAGTTCAGGAGCAGGGTTCAATCGTTGGAAGATCTGTTGAAATCGTCTCCCACCCCCTCATCAGGAGGGCGCGGGCCGAAGATGGAGTAG
- a CDS encoding HAD family hydrolase: MESKARGILLDFDHTLFDTDRFFWVDLKRALARFGIPDDAWEKSYEAIWSSGYSLAKHLEELARLGAVADPPTVQAMREALESAFSDLRPYLFPDVLEFLDTARHRGFELILLSFGDPAWQSYKVRASGVTPYFTQIVYTAKEAGKAALCAERALQYRELYAIDNNPADLDAMKASTPGLQTYLICRVEPSAPEGEDPLVRDRFREAAKYLTIPSLLTHLRCHSLKEVSLSWPN, translated from the coding sequence ATGGAAAGCAAGGCGCGAGGCATCCTGTTGGATTTCGATCATACCCTCTTTGATACCGATCGCTTCTTCTGGGTCGATCTCAAGCGCGCCTTAGCCAGATTCGGCATTCCTGATGACGCCTGGGAAAAGAGCTACGAGGCAATCTGGTCATCAGGATATTCGTTGGCGAAGCACCTCGAAGAGCTTGCACGTCTTGGCGCTGTTGCCGATCCTCCAACAGTACAGGCAATGAGGGAGGCTCTTGAGAGTGCCTTCTCCGATCTTCGTCCTTATCTTTTTCCTGATGTTCTGGAGTTCCTGGACACTGCGCGACACCGGGGGTTCGAGTTGATCCTCCTCTCCTTCGGTGATCCGGCCTGGCAGAGCTACAAGGTGCGGGCCTCGGGGGTCACCCCGTACTTCACGCAGATCGTGTACACGGCCAAAGAGGCGGGCAAGGCAGCACTATGCGCGGAGCGTGCGCTGCAGTACAGAGAACTGTACGCTATCGATAACAATCCGGCGGATCTTGATGCTATGAAGGCGTCTACCCCAGGGCTACAGACGTATCTGATCTGTCGCGTGGAGCCATCCGCTCCTGAAGGGGAGGACCCGCTGGTTAGGGATCGTTTCCGAGAGGCCGCTAAGTATCTCACGATTCCATCCCTTCTCACGCATCTTCGGTGTCATAGCCTCAAGGAGGTGTCTCTTTCATGGCCGAACTGA
- the gspM gene encoding type II secretion system protein GspM produces the protein MNIASRERRFLVAGGAALVAFLAINYAIVPAISSQMQVRGEYLEKLQALERFQLVVEGKRRYEKKFAEAEGLYKQLQQRLLPGEKLTLAAAELQTMLHKAASESGVTIVSESIHVPKKAEGFTQVAVELSLNADLRKLRDFLYKIESAGKLLTVPKLQVNASFPRVGAELQVTVVVSGYTMELEGKSAGA, from the coding sequence GTGAACATCGCCTCGCGTGAGCGCAGATTTCTCGTGGCTGGCGGAGCCGCCCTGGTAGCTTTTCTCGCCATCAATTACGCCATAGTTCCGGCCATTTCAAGCCAAATGCAGGTTCGAGGTGAGTACCTGGAAAAACTCCAGGCCCTTGAACGATTCCAACTGGTTGTGGAGGGAAAGAGACGGTACGAGAAGAAATTTGCCGAGGCCGAAGGGCTGTACAAGCAACTGCAACAGCGACTGTTGCCTGGGGAGAAGCTGACGCTCGCCGCCGCCGAGCTTCAGACGATGCTGCACAAGGCAGCGAGTGAGAGCGGGGTCACTATCGTAAGTGAAAGCATTCACGTGCCGAAGAAAGCGGAGGGGTTCACGCAGGTCGCGGTAGAGCTCTCCTTGAACGCGGATTTGAGGAAGCTTCGCGACTTCCTGTACAAGATTGAGAGCGCCGGAAAGCTGCTCACGGTACCAAAGCTCCAGGTGAACGCATCCTTCCCCAGGGTAGGCGCCGAGCTTCAGGTAACCGTAGTGGTCAGCGGGTACACTATGGAGTTGGAGGGGAAAAGCGCCGGTGCGTAG
- a CDS encoding type II secretion system protein GspL produces MTLSELIPRSKVSLGIDIRGSLLCHVLLSKAFGRVQLLDHGIEELPVEEKDRPEVLKEKLSGLLARLPKRPAFVTVGLPRRFVTMRSVSMPAVGEEELRGVLDYEVERHVPFPPEEAQYDFQVLERDAEKATVLLAAARKEEVSRYLALLHEAGITPTAVGVSTVASLNALLYNQDRGAEPLRVLIDLRDGEAELSLTKQGIFRCSRYLTLGQAVPLDALIPEISALFAHLEANGGQQAGRISIAGTGAGRGDLLRHLAERTGLEVEFLQPFQRIKARGVDPQAAHSLGAAVGLALHGLVVLPLDIDLLPKELAPPRHNPGLAMTFRLLALIVALGLAYLVNGASQERRALAELTVTLDRVQAEAAKVELLKGEVGALAGQITTLETIDREEVRKLDVLRELFQILPKGMTLTLFTVEKQEVKIGGFITGSASDLISIMEQSPLFENAQFTSPVAQRGAEGQEFQIKVLLEARKEKRP; encoded by the coding sequence ATGACGCTCAGCGAGCTGATCCCAAGATCGAAAGTCAGCCTGGGCATCGATATCCGTGGTAGCCTGCTCTGCCATGTTTTGTTAAGCAAAGCGTTTGGGAGAGTCCAGCTCCTCGATCATGGCATCGAGGAGCTACCGGTCGAAGAGAAAGATAGGCCGGAAGTCCTCAAAGAGAAGCTGTCCGGCCTCTTGGCTCGGTTACCCAAGCGACCCGCCTTCGTAACGGTTGGCCTGCCTCGACGCTTCGTCACGATGCGATCGGTGAGCATGCCGGCGGTAGGCGAAGAGGAGCTCCGGGGGGTCCTGGACTACGAGGTTGAACGACATGTCCCCTTCCCTCCAGAGGAGGCGCAGTACGACTTCCAGGTGCTTGAGCGCGATGCCGAAAAGGCCACTGTCCTGTTGGCCGCGGCCAGGAAAGAGGAGGTCAGTAGATACCTCGCTCTGCTGCATGAGGCAGGGATCACGCCGACCGCTGTGGGCGTCTCGACGGTCGCATCGCTCAACGCCCTCCTCTACAACCAGGACCGAGGTGCGGAGCCCCTGAGGGTCCTCATCGATCTGCGGGACGGAGAGGCTGAGCTGAGTCTGACCAAACAAGGAATCTTTCGATGCTCCCGATACCTGACCCTTGGCCAGGCCGTGCCCCTCGATGCGCTGATACCGGAGATCTCTGCCCTTTTCGCTCACCTCGAAGCCAATGGCGGCCAGCAGGCAGGGCGAATCTCTATCGCAGGAACGGGCGCGGGCAGGGGAGATCTGTTGCGCCACCTGGCCGAACGGACCGGTCTTGAAGTGGAGTTCCTCCAGCCCTTTCAGCGAATCAAGGCAAGAGGCGTAGATCCTCAGGCGGCCCATTCTCTCGGGGCGGCCGTTGGGCTTGCGCTTCACGGGCTCGTTGTGCTCCCGCTCGATATTGACCTGCTCCCCAAAGAGCTGGCTCCCCCTCGCCACAATCCCGGTCTTGCGATGACCTTTCGACTCTTGGCCCTCATTGTAGCCTTGGGCCTCGCGTATCTGGTGAATGGGGCGAGTCAGGAGCGCCGGGCTTTAGCAGAGCTGACTGTCACGCTGGATCGGGTGCAGGCTGAAGCAGCCAAGGTGGAGTTGCTCAAGGGAGAGGTGGGGGCGCTCGCCGGCCAAATCACCACCCTGGAGACCATTGACCGAGAGGAGGTCAGGAAGCTGGATGTGCTACGCGAATTGTTCCAGATTCTGCCGAAGGGTATGACCCTTACGCTCTTTACGGTCGAGAAGCAAGAAGTCAAGATTGGCGGCTTCATCACCGGTTCTGCCTCCGACCTGATCTCGATTATGGAGCAGTCGCCACTCTTCGAAAACGCTCAATTCACCTCTCCGGTGGCCCAGCGAGGCGCTGAGGGGCAAGAGTTTCAGATCAAGGTGCTCCTTGAGGCCAGGAAGGAGAAACGGCCGTGA
- a CDS encoding DNA polymerase ligase N-terminal domain-containing protein, translated as MAKPTAIVTLRFVVHEHKATRLHYDFRIEMGGVLKSWAVPKGPSMNPADKRLAVMVADHPLEYIDFEGIIPEGGYGAGPVVVWDYGTYEASEADSPQAQLAAGKFAFILKGQKLKGAFALARLARGETGKEWLLMKKRDQYADPAWSLRSELTPTRLKALMVKIPACEPL; from the coding sequence ATGGCGAAACCCACGGCAATTGTAACGCTACGGTTTGTCGTCCACGAACATAAGGCGACGCGGCTGCACTACGACTTCCGGATCGAGATGGGCGGGGTCCTCAAATCGTGGGCGGTTCCCAAGGGGCCATCAATGAATCCTGCTGACAAGCGGCTGGCCGTGATGGTTGCGGACCACCCGTTGGAGTATATCGACTTTGAGGGAATCATCCCGGAGGGAGGCTACGGTGCTGGACCCGTGGTAGTCTGGGACTACGGGACCTATGAGGCGAGCGAGGCGGATTCACCACAGGCGCAGCTTGCAGCGGGGAAATTTGCTTTCATTCTAAAAGGGCAGAAGCTGAAGGGGGCGTTCGCGTTGGCCCGATTAGCCAGGGGCGAGACCGGGAAGGAGTGGCTGCTGATGAAGAAAAGGGACCAGTATGCCGATCCGGCATGGTCGCTTCGGAGCGAGCTTACGCCGACTCGACTCAAGGCGCTGATGGTAAAGATTCCAGCGTGTGAACCCTTGTAG
- a CDS encoding aspartate ammonia-lyase translates to MTMRIEQDSLGSKEVPIDAYYGLQTVRALENFPISGLRMHFKMVEATVMVKKAAALVNADLGLLKPEISRAIAAAADEVLAGKLRDQFIVEVYQMGAGTAFNMNVNEVLANRAIELLGGKKGDYAFAHPNDHVNMAQSTNDVFPTAMRMAARMLFAELLPVLKDLEQVFREKAKEFDGILKSARTHLQDAVPIRLGQEFAAYAVTIGKCQERIAAAARSLEELGIGGSASGTGLNTHPQYRAKLVEYLRTWTRIEWSNAPDMREAMQSNLPIAEASSVLRLLALELTRICNDLRLLTSGPTTGFAEIAMPAVQPGSSIMPGKINPSMAEMLNMVCFQVIGNDLTVAMAVQAGQLELNVMMPVMAYNLHESIEILKNAIRVFIDRCVSGIVADANRCRRYAEGSMALATALNMYIGYARAAEVVKRALREQKTVIDVVRDEKLLTEVQIAEILVPLKLTEPGLPGKRDESS, encoded by the coding sequence ATGACGATGCGGATCGAGCAGGATTCATTAGGATCGAAGGAGGTCCCGATCGATGCCTACTATGGCCTCCAGACAGTCAGGGCACTGGAAAACTTTCCCATCAGCGGGCTCCGAATGCATTTCAAGATGGTGGAGGCGACGGTGATGGTCAAGAAGGCGGCCGCATTGGTCAACGCCGACTTGGGGCTCTTGAAGCCGGAGATAAGTCGAGCGATTGCGGCGGCCGCAGACGAGGTCCTGGCCGGTAAGCTGCGCGATCAGTTTATCGTAGAAGTATACCAGATGGGGGCTGGGACGGCTTTTAACATGAACGTGAACGAGGTCCTGGCTAATCGAGCTATCGAGCTTTTAGGCGGAAAGAAGGGCGACTATGCCTTTGCCCACCCAAACGACCATGTCAACATGGCCCAGTCCACCAACGACGTCTTTCCGACCGCCATGCGGATGGCCGCTCGCATGCTGTTTGCGGAGCTGCTGCCAGTCCTGAAGGATCTAGAACAGGTATTTCGAGAAAAGGCCAAGGAGTTCGATGGCATCCTGAAGTCGGCTCGAACGCATCTTCAGGATGCGGTTCCTATCCGGCTGGGACAGGAATTCGCAGCCTATGCCGTGACCATCGGAAAATGTCAGGAGCGGATCGCTGCCGCAGCGCGATCGCTTGAAGAGCTGGGGATTGGCGGGAGCGCCTCCGGTACTGGTCTGAACACCCACCCGCAGTACCGCGCCAAGCTGGTAGAGTACCTGCGTACCTGGACGAGGATCGAGTGGAGCAATGCGCCCGACATGCGCGAAGCGATGCAGTCGAACCTGCCTATTGCGGAGGCCTCGTCGGTCCTGCGGCTGTTGGCGCTCGAACTAACCAGGATCTGCAACGACCTGCGCCTTCTAACCTCAGGTCCCACAACAGGATTCGCTGAGATCGCGATGCCTGCCGTGCAGCCGGGCTCCTCGATTATGCCGGGCAAGATCAACCCATCCATGGCCGAGATGCTGAACATGGTCTGCTTTCAGGTGATTGGCAACGACCTGACCGTTGCGATGGCGGTCCAGGCCGGGCAGCTTGAGCTGAACGTCATGATGCCGGTCATGGCCTATAATCTGCACGAGTCGATTGAGATCCTGAAGAATGCTATACGGGTCTTCATTGACCGCTGCGTCAGCGGCATCGTTGCTGACGCCAACCGATGCCGCCGCTATGCCGAGGGCAGTATGGCGCTGGCGACAGCATTGAACATGTATATCGGCTATGCCAGGGCCGCCGAGGTGGTAAAGCGTGCTCTGCGCGAGCAGAAGACCGTCATTGACGTAGTCCGCGATGAAAAACTGCTCACCGAGGTTCAGATTGCCGAGATCCTTGTTCCGTTGAAGCTTACCGAGCCCGGCCTGCCAGGCAAGCGGGATGAATCATCATAA
- a CDS encoding type II secretion system protein N: MRRPLRLLNLILGLVAVLIAAAVVKAWVSPVASVPGSAVTKPLQEAEALAYSQTARPPLTQFDGLLEKNPFKQPPPMPVRPQGASPPPPPPPPLPTLVGTILSDHERRAILSDKGKANIYTIGQEVAGGVITEIKEDRIIFKRGDTLHDLALKAAIESAAAAPAKASAPVAVQAGVPAQSSGPIQAPVPDAVPDREEIQRRRTERLRERQERRERRATQQEM, translated from the coding sequence GTGCGTAGACCGCTGCGGCTTCTGAATCTCATCTTGGGCCTTGTCGCGGTGTTGATCGCTGCCGCCGTCGTGAAGGCGTGGGTCTCTCCTGTCGCCTCGGTCCCAGGCTCAGCCGTCACGAAGCCATTGCAAGAGGCGGAGGCGCTCGCCTATAGCCAGACGGCTCGACCACCCCTCACGCAGTTCGACGGCTTGCTGGAAAAGAATCCGTTCAAGCAGCCGCCGCCTATGCCGGTGCGGCCGCAGGGCGCAAGTCCGCCCCCTCCGCCCCCCCCGCCGCTTCCAACGCTTGTCGGTACGATACTGAGCGACCATGAGCGCCGGGCCATCCTGAGCGACAAAGGGAAAGCGAATATTTACACGATTGGTCAGGAGGTGGCTGGCGGGGTAATTACCGAGATCAAGGAGGATCGGATCATCTTCAAGCGCGGCGACACGCTGCATGATCTCGCCCTAAAGGCGGCCATTGAGTCTGCAGCCGCGGCTCCCGCAAAGGCGTCAGCGCCTGTTGCCGTTCAGGCTGGAGTTCCTGCACAATCGTCCGGGCCAATCCAGGCGCCTGTTCCTGACGCGGTTCCTGATAGAGAAGAGATACAGAGACGCCGGACGGAGCGGTTGAGGGAGCGACAAGAGCGGCGGGAGCGGAGAGCGACGCAGCAGGAAATGTAG
- a CDS encoding general secretion pathway protein GspK produces MKTFRVSRFEFRVWRFNRGNPAGRPYPKLETRNSKHRLHSERGLALVVVLWILTFLSVVFTAFTFSMRTELAAAGNFRQEAEAYYLAEAGVYRAAAEIINADRDVPPDSKSYDALDEHWRTNPAAYENVALGGGHYRVAVRDEESKIPLNGQISPQYDAMLRRLFSNSGVTDEKLLSTIVDSIQDWRDVDTLHRLSGVEDDYYLSLPSPYRAKNGDFETIDELLLIKGMTPEILYGNVAGAQRRTELEAQPPWERELQHGESLGVARHLSIYSSGMVNVNTASSEVLMALGLTAAEVQAVLDRRTQLPFKNPQEFTELIRAILGGGRQGFAVVPGGQSGPANPTQIIAELSQTATVSAKNFSVKSAGRMTGSRLTVRVAAILRNDGTPGRPKLSVRLWSLDPRHGGV; encoded by the coding sequence ATGAAAACGTTTCGAGTTTCGCGTTTCGAGTTTCGAGTGTGGCGTTTCAATAGGGGCAACCCGGCGGGTCGCCCTTACCCGAAACTCGAAACTCGAAACTCGAAACATCGTCTTCATTCGGAGCGTGGATTGGCGCTTGTGGTCGTACTTTGGATCCTGACATTTCTGAGTGTCGTGTTCACAGCCTTCACCTTTTCGATGCGCACAGAGCTGGCCGCGGCCGGCAACTTCAGGCAGGAAGCGGAAGCCTACTACTTGGCGGAGGCCGGTGTCTACCGGGCGGCGGCGGAGATCATCAATGCCGACCGTGATGTCCCGCCAGACTCGAAGAGCTACGACGCTCTGGACGAGCACTGGCGTACCAATCCGGCCGCCTATGAGAATGTGGCGCTGGGCGGGGGGCATTACCGGGTGGCGGTCAGGGATGAGGAGAGCAAGATTCCCCTGAACGGGCAGATCAGCCCGCAATACGATGCGATGCTTCGCCGGCTGTTCTCTAACTCCGGCGTCACGGATGAGAAGCTCCTCTCCACCATCGTCGATTCGATCCAGGACTGGCGCGACGTCGACACTCTACATCGCTTGAGTGGCGTCGAAGACGACTACTACCTGTCCCTCCCCAGCCCATATCGGGCGAAGAACGGGGACTTCGAGACTATCGACGAACTGCTCCTGATCAAAGGGATGACCCCGGAGATCCTGTACGGCAACGTCGCTGGCGCGCAGCGGCGGACTGAACTGGAGGCGCAACCTCCATGGGAACGTGAGCTCCAGCACGGTGAATCCCTCGGAGTCGCCAGGCACTTGTCGATCTATTCCTCCGGGATGGTGAATGTCAATACCGCCAGTTCCGAGGTCTTGATGGCGCTCGGGCTGACGGCGGCAGAGGTCCAGGCCGTTCTCGACCGGCGTACCCAACTTCCATTTAAGAACCCGCAGGAGTTCACTGAGCTTATCCGCGCCATCTTAGGGGGCGGTCGACAGGGATTCGCAGTGGTGCCTGGAGGCCAGTCGGGCCCGGCGAACCCGACGCAGATAATCGCAGAACTCAGTCAGACGGCTACAGTGAGCGCGAAAAACTTCTCCGTCAAATCGGCTGGGCGGATGACGGGATCAAGGCTTACGGTTCGCGTGGCCGCCATCCTCCGAAATGACGGGACGCCAGGCCGGCCGAAGCTCTCTGTACGGCTCTGGAGCCTTGACCCGAGACATGGAGGCGTATGA
- the proS gene encoding proline--tRNA ligase produces the protein MRWTRSLIPTLKEEPAETEAVSHTLMIRAGLVRQLAAGIYVYLPLGQRVMDKVNGIIREEINGIGGQEITMPILHPAELWQQTGRWTTIGEEMFRLQDRGKRQMCLGMTHEEVIAWLAAREIRSYRDLPQIWYQIQTKLRDEARPKSGILRTREFLMKDSYSLDRDDEGLERSYELHKEAYRRIVTRCGLSCHVVESDPGMMGGATAHEFMAPSEAGEDEVALCERCSYSANVELAISKRCPHCEGSLRTLRVIEVGNIFKLGTKYSTALKAMYLNEAGEERPIVMGSYGIGPARIAAAAIEQHHDELGIIWPTTIAPFQLHLLPVNVRDQKLVEMTEAIYTQFIRERIEVLYDDRDERPGVKFKDADLLGLPLRMTVGNRALKEGMVDLKVRKTGEEVQVPLSEAVSRAQTLLSRLTD, from the coding sequence ATGCGTTGGACCAGATCACTGATCCCGACACTGAAAGAAGAACCTGCAGAAACAGAGGCGGTCAGCCATACACTGATGATTCGGGCCGGCTTGGTTCGACAGCTCGCGGCTGGAATTTACGTCTACCTGCCACTAGGGCAGCGGGTGATGGACAAGGTGAACGGTATCATCCGTGAAGAGATAAATGGGATCGGCGGGCAGGAGATCACTATGCCGATCCTGCACCCGGCCGAGCTGTGGCAGCAAACCGGACGATGGACGACCATCGGCGAGGAGATGTTTCGGCTGCAAGATCGTGGCAAGCGTCAAATGTGTCTGGGGATGACCCACGAAGAGGTCATTGCCTGGCTTGCAGCCCGGGAGATTCGATCTTACCGGGATCTCCCGCAGATCTGGTACCAGATCCAGACCAAGCTCCGAGACGAGGCAAGGCCCAAGAGCGGTATCCTCCGGACGCGGGAGTTCCTGATGAAGGACTCCTACTCGCTGGACCGGGATGATGAGGGGCTGGAGAGGAGCTACGAGCTTCACAAGGAAGCCTATCGTCGCATCGTGACGCGGTGCGGCCTGTCCTGTCACGTCGTCGAGAGCGACCCGGGAATGATGGGCGGTGCAACCGCGCACGAATTTATGGCGCCAAGCGAAGCCGGAGAGGATGAGGTTGCCCTCTGTGAGCGCTGCAGCTACTCGGCAAATGTCGAGCTCGCCATCTCAAAGCGATGTCCGCATTGCGAGGGCAGCCTGCGGACCCTGCGCGTGATCGAGGTCGGGAACATCTTCAAGCTCGGAACAAAATATTCGACTGCTCTCAAGGCGATGTATCTAAATGAGGCCGGAGAGGAGCGCCCCATCGTCATGGGAAGCTACGGGATCGGGCCAGCCCGGATCGCCGCCGCCGCGATCGAGCAGCACCATGATGAGCTGGGAATCATCTGGCCCACGACCATCGCGCCCTTTCAGCTCCATCTGCTGCCGGTGAACGTGCGCGATCAGAAGTTGGTTGAGATGACCGAGGCTATCTATACCCAATTTATAAGGGAGCGAATAGAGGTCCTGTACGATGACCGGGATGAGCGCCCAGGCGTGAAATTCAAGGACGCCGATCTGCTTGGCCTGCCCCTTAGAATGACCGTCGGAAACCGGGCCCTCAAGGAGGGAATGGTTGACTTGAAGGTACGAAAGACCGGCGAGGAGGTACAGGTCCCGCTATCGGAAGCGGTCTCCAGGGCACAAACCCTTCTTTCCCGCCTCACCGATTAA